In the Hordeum vulgare subsp. vulgare chromosome 7H, MorexV3_pseudomolecules_assembly, whole genome shotgun sequence genome, one interval contains:
- the LOC123412439 gene encoding uncharacterized protein LOC123412439 yields MIDHVVGATTYSIRKKIREFFRANRVARFMVLNRQYRNLKQGDLSVSEYARRMKLLTECLTDIDHAVSETDLTTQFLHGLDKRLDTIRVVFGDQELPFNTVLSCLVLAKESQAQRVAEESASAFALPGGDRGSGTVSIDRTPSDRGGYRTQCPPHPPQ; encoded by the coding sequence ATGATCGATCATGTCGTCGGCGCCACCACATACTCCATCCGGAAGAAAATCCGCGAGTTCTTCCGTGCCAATCGCGTCGCCCGATTCATGGTTCTCAACCGGCAGTACCGAAACTTGAAGCAGGGCGATCTCTCCGTCTCCGAGTACGCTCGCCGCATGAAGCTCCTCACCGAGTGCCTCACTGACATCGACCACGCCGTCAGTGAAACCGACCTCACCACCCAGTTCCTCCATGGCCTTGACAAGCGCCTCGACACCATTCGCGTCGTCTTCGGCGACCAGGAGCTGCCCTTCAATACCGTCCTCTCCTGCCTCGTCCTCGCCAAGGAATCGCAGGCGCAACGCGTCGCCGAGGAGAGTGCCTCGGCCTTTGCCCTGCCTGGCGGTGACCGTGGCTCTGGCACTGTCTCCATCGATCGCACCCCCTCTGACCGCGGTGGTTATCGCACCCAGTGTCCTCCACATCCTCCACAATAG